Sequence from the Undibacterium piscinae genome:
CGGACCTCCAGTACCTGTTACGGCACCTTCATCCTGGCCATGAGTAGATCACTTGGTTTCGGGTCTACACCCAGCGACTAATTTCGCCCTATTCGGACTCGATTTCTCTACGGCTTCCCTATGCGGTTAACCTTGCCACTGAATGTAAGTCGCTGACCCATTATACAAAAGGTACGCAGTCACGGAACAAGTCCGCTCCTACTGTTTGTATGCACACGGTTTCAGGATCTATTTCACTCCCCTTCCGGGGTTCTTTTCGCCTTTCCCTCACGGTACTGGTTCACTATCGGTCGATTACGAGTATTTAGCCTTGGAGGATGGTCCCCCCATGTTCAGACAGGATTTCACGTGTCCCGCCCTACTTGTCGCAAACTTAGTTCCACACGAATGATTTCATATAAGGGGCTATCACCCTCTATGGCCGGACTTTCCATTCCGTTCTATTATCAGACATGCTAAATCTTGCAGGCTGCTCCCATTTCGCTCGCCACTACTCTGGGAATCTCGGTTGATTTCTTTTCCTGTAGCTACTTAGATGTTTCAGTTCGCCACGTTCGCCTTGCAACCCTATGTATTCAGGTTGCAATACCCCTAAGGGTGGGTTTCCCCATTCGGAAATCTGCGGATCAAAGTGTGTTTGCTCACTCCCCGCAGCTTATCGCAAGCTACTACGTCCTTCATCGCCTGTAATCGCCAAGGCATCCACCATGTGCACTTAGTCACTTGTCCCTATAACTTTAGATTCTGGCGTCTTCGTCTAATTGCTTAAACCAAGGTTCATCACCAAAAAATCGCTATAGTTCTTATTACTATGAGTATTACTTTAGCGTTTGCCGTATCTCAAGATATTTGATTTTCTAAAACCCTGTATTGCTACAGTGCTTTTCAAACTCTTTTTAATACATTTTATGTTTGTTTGATACAATCACAACCCTTCCATGAATTATCGTTAATGACTGTCGTCATTAATTTCCTTCACAGAAATAATTTTGATTATTTCTACTTTACTTCTTCTCAATTGTTAAAGAACGGTAATACTTGATACTTTGCTTTCGCTTCGAAAGAACAAATCTCAATAGCGCGCGCGCCACTCACATTTGCTTTTTCTTCCCCTTCGCATTTAACTGGTAGGGCTGGTTGGACTCGAACCAACGACCCCCGCGTTATCAACACGGTGCTCTAACCAGCTGAGCTACAGCCCCACTATTTACCAGGTAAATGGTGGAGGTTAACGGGATCGAACCGTTCACCCCCTGCTTGCAAAGCAGGTGCTCTACCAGATGAGCTAAACCCCCAATTCGGGAACTCGGTATCGATGAATTGCTTCATCTCTACGTTCTTAATCATTAACAGTCAATAAGTGTGGACACTTAACTCTAAGCGCACTCTAGAAAGGAGGTGATCCAGCCGCACCTTCCGATACGGCTACCTTGTTACGACTTCACCCCAGTCACGAATCCCACCGTGGTAAGCGCCCTCCTTGCGGTTAAGCTACCTACTTCTGGTGAAACCCGCTCCCATGGTGTGACGGGCGGTGTGTACAAGACCCGGGAACGTATTCACCGCGACATGCTGATCCGCGATTACTAGCGATTCCAACTTCATGTAGTCGAGTTGCAGACTACAATCCGGACTACGATACACTTTCTGGGATTAGCTCCCCCTCGCGGGTTGGCGGCCCTCTGTATGTACCATTGTATGACGTGTGAAGCCCTACCCATAAGGGCCATGAGGACTTGACGTCATCCCCACCTTCCTCCGGTTTGTCACCGGCAGTCTCATTAGAGTGCTCAACTTAATGTAGCAACTAATGACAAGGGTTGCGCTCGTTGCGGGACTTAACCCAACATCTCACGACACGAGCTGACGACAGCCATGCAGCACCTGTGTTACAGTTCTCTTGCGAGCACCGCCAAATCTCTTCGGCATTCTGTACATGTCAAGGGTAGGTAAGGTTTTTCGCGTTGCATCGAATTAATCCACATCATCCACCGCTTGTGCGGGTCCCCGTCAATTCCTTTGAGTTTTAATCTTGCGACCGTACTCCCCAGGCGGTCTACTTCACGCGTTAGCTGCGTTACTAAGTCAATTAAGACCCAACAACTAGTAGACATCGTTTAGGGCGTGGACTACCAGGGTATCTAATCCTGTTTGCTCCCCACGCTTTCGTGCATGAGCGTCAGTGTTATCCCAGGGGGCTGCCTTCGCCATCGGTATTCCTCCACATATCTACGCATTTCACTGCTACACGTGGAATTCTACCCCCCTCTGACACACTCTAGCCATGCAGTCTCAAATGCAGTTCCCAGGTTGAGCCCGGGGATTTCACATCTGACTTACATAACCGCCTGCGCACGCTTTACGCCCAGTAATTCCGATTAACGCTTGCACCCTACGTATTACCGCGGCTGCTGGCACGTAGTTAGCCGGTGCTTATTCTTCAGGTACCGTCATGAGCACCCTGTATTAGAGGATACCTTTTCTTCCCTGACAAAAGAGCTTTACAACCCGAAGGCCTTCTTCACTCACGCGGCATTGCTGGATCAGGGTTGCCCCCATTGTCCAAAATTCCCCACTGCTGCCTCCCGTAGGAGTCTGGACCGTGTCTCAGTTCCAGTGTGGCTGGTCGTTCTCTCAAACCAGCTACTGATCGTCGCCTTGGTGAGCCTTTACCTCACCAACTAGCTAATCAGATATCGGCCACTCCATGAGCATGAGGTCTTGCGAGCCCCCACTTTCATCCTCAGATCGTATGCGGTATTAGCGTAACTTTCGCTACGTTATCCCCCACTCTAGGGTATGTTCCGATATATTACTCACCCGTTCGCCACTCGTCAGCATCCGAAGACCTGTTACCGTTCGACTTGCATGTGTAAGGCATGCCGCCAGCGTTCAATCTGAGCCAGGATCAAACTCTTCAGTTTAATCTCTGTTTTGTGTTCATTTCTGAACTCCGTTCTTTCGAACGGTGTCGCTCACTCAAATAACTGACAGGCTACTTCTCGGCTTACGCCTCAAAGCATCCTATTTATTACTTTTGCGAACATTTGATATTTTTTAAGTTTCACTAACTGACCGAAGTAACTTAGCCGCGCTCTTTATCAAGTGCCCACATTTATTGACTGTTAATTGTTAAAGATCGGTATTCGGTGTTTTCTGCCACGCTATCGATACTCTCTTGCAAGAATCCGACTGCCTGGTGTCCGGCCGTTTTTCACAAAGCGTTTTGTTTGTGAGCAGCACAGAAGCGAGATTATGCGGCATTTACTCTACCCCGTCAACCCCTCGTTTTACTGGCACATGAATTCTTATTTCTCTCACTCATGTCGGGTTGCCGTTGCTGCCGTATTTCCTTGCCTCTTTTTACCCCGCCTTTCAGCGGGAGGCGAACTATAGCAAGGCTGTAGTCGCTAAGCAAGCTTTATTCATCCGGCAACATATACGAATAAGGCCTGCGTAATTGCGTAGTAAGTATGTATTTGCCATCCGGAGAAGCCTGGGCGCCTATCCAAGTGCTAACAGGGCCGATGCGCTTGAGTTCGCCGCTAATGCTGGCAACCCCCAACTGGCTCTGTAACTGCCAGTCGAGCATATCGGCGTCAAACGGGGTTTTCAGCATATCCGGATAAGTGCGGTTCTGCGCCACTTTTCCGCCTTCGGTTTGCTGCACATTCGGACCTACCGGAGCGTTCGGCGCCAACGGCAAACTGGCCTGTTTGGCCGGGATCAGGCGTAATAGTAATTGCTGAGCCGGTGACGATCCGGTTTGCGCCTGATGGAGCCAGGCAAAGCCAGCACCGGTAGTGGCATTGAGATGCTCTTTAATCAGGCGGCGCGCGCTGGCTTTTTCCGCATCCAATAACCAAAGCTCTACGCCTTGCTCACTCCAGCGGCTAAATGCCAGCCAACGCTCGTCGCTAGACCACTGGGCATCGGCAATCCGCGGATTCGGCGGTAAACCGCTGACCTTGCGGGTCTTGCCACTAGTGATATCAAGCAAACTCATGTCGTTGGCAAATTCAAAACGACTGGCGGCACGGATCTTTCCGTTAATCCTAAGACCCGCCAGTTTCAGCTCGGTTTGGGCGACATCGGCAATTCCGGGCAAGCCAGGCAAACTCAATAGCAAGGCACGTTTGCGCTGCGGCCCTAGTTGCAGCATAGGGCCACGCGGAGCGTCGACTACCGCCTGCAGTTCCGCCACCGGAATTTGATAGGTATTTTCCGGGCTGGCGATGGCAGCGGCAGATCCCTGCGCAATCATGGAAAAAGTGCTGCCTATCAATAAAGGCGTGATCAATTTAATAGTTGGATACATAGATAATTTTAAGTACATCTGAGTGAATCTTGAAGGGTAATTCTGTCCTGCCGGATTGGCAGCAAGAACCATGGCATCCGCAAGTTAATGTCGCGCCAGTATATTTTCGACTTAACTAGCTGTCCATTCAAATATATCTGCCAGCTAAAACCACCGCAATTTATACAAATTGCCATATAAATTTACCTAGTTTTGACGATTTAACGAAGATTTTTCGGTTGTCATCACTTTGCAATAACTAAGCACAATGCCATGGTAAGCTTGCCGCCGAATTTACCATTCACCTCACAACCAAGAACCAACCCAGAACCAACCCAGAACGTCCAAACCAGAGACGTGCAATACCCTAAGGAGAAATTTGTGACTACCAGTACCAGTTTCAATGCGGCGATACCCATCGATGCCGCGTCAGCCAAAGAACGCCAGCCGGCGGCATTACCCATGTTGTTCTTGACCGAGATGTGGGAGCGCTTCAGTTACTACGGCATGCGCGCCCTCTTGGTCATCTATCTGGTCAATTCGCAAGGTTATGACCGCTCCAATGCGCTGGCTTTATATGCTACGTACACCGGCTTGGTTTATTTATCGCCATTGATGGGCGGCTATCTGGCCGATCGCTATCTGGGCAAACGCAAAGCGATCCTAGTCGGTGGTTTTACCATGGCATTAGGTCATTTTGCCATGGCTTTCCCGGCATTTTTGCATTTGGCCTTAGGTCTGCTGATTATCGGTAACGGCTTTTTTTAAACCGAATATCGGCTCGCTGCTCGGCTCCTTGTACCGTGAAAACGATCCGCGACGCGATGGCGGCTTTACTTTCTTCTACATGGGCGTCAACACCGGTGCTTTCCTGGCACCATTGATCGCCGGTACTTTAGGTGAAAAAGTGGGCTGGCACTATGGTTTCGGTGCTGCCGGCGTAGGTATGTGCCTGGGTCTGCTGCAGTTTGTCCTGGGTCAGAAAAAACTAGGTACAGCCGGCTTCATCGGCGACAAGACCTCTCTGGATCGTCGCGACTGGTTGCATATTTTATTGATCAGCTTCGGTATGGTTCCTTTGGTGTTATCGATACTCAGCGTCTGGTCGGTCATCGGTCCGGTATGGAACGGCTTCTCGTTCCTGGTAAAAATAGCGATCATCATCGGCATCATTGGCGCTTTATGGTTCAGCAACAAACCGAAAGAAAACGTAGAAAAACTGACTAGCGAAGAATGGCAACGCATTAGCGCTATTTTCATTATGGGTTTTTTCGTCGTGTTCTTCTGGATGGGCTTCGAACAAGCCGGCGGTACCATGAGCCTGTTTGCCGACAAGCAAACTGACCGTCATATCGCAGGATGGGAAGTTCCCACCTCGTATTTCCAAGCTATCAACCCTCTGGGCATCGTGATATTTGGCCCTATCATGGCTTACATCTGGACCCGCAATGCACAATCGCGCATGGCCTTACCGACACCGGTAAAAATGGCCTTGGGTATGATCATCCTGGGCCTGGGTTTCATCGTGATGGCAATCGCTCAAGCCAAGGCTGACGTTGCCGGCACCGTAGGTCCGCAATGGTTGGTTTTCGTCTACCTGCTGCACACCTTAGGCGAACTGTGCCTGTCACCGGTAGGTTTATCGATGGTGACCAAACTGGCACCGGCCCGTGTTGGTGCCTTGATGCTGGGCGTCTGGTATCTGGCGAACGCCGCCGCCAACACCCTGGCTGGTTTGCTGGAAGAATTGCTCAAGGGCTCCTCTTTCCCGGTGTTTGGCTTCCTGGTGCTCAGTTCCATCGGTGCCGGTATCGTCTTGCTGATGATTACTCCATTGCTGAAAAAGCTGATGCACGGTAAAGCGTAATTCAACCGTAGCTGATGTTGCAGGCAAAAAAAATCCCCGCAGTGTGAACTGCGGGGATTTTTTATTTTACGGCTAAGATCGACTATGCACGCTCAATCGCCAGCGCTACACCCATGCCGCCACCGATACACAGGCTAGCCAGACCACGCTTGGCATCGCGACGTATCATTTCATGAATCAGGCTGACCAGAATACGGCAACCTGATGCACCGATAGGATGGCCGATTGCGATCGCACCGCCATTAACGTTGATCTTGCTGGTATCCCAGCCCATTTCGCGGTTGACGCCAATTGCCTGCGCGGCAAACGCTTCGTTGATTTCCATCAGATCGAGATCCTGATGCGTCCAGCCCGCTTTTTTCAGGCACAACTGAGCGGCAGGTACCGGCCCCATACCCATGATAGTCGGGTCAATACCGGCAGAAGAGTAGGCCTTGATGCGCGCCAGTACTGGCAAACCGAGCTCTTCGGCTTTTTTGGCGGACATCATGATCACGGCAGCCGCACCGTCATTGAGACCGGACGCGTTACCAGCCGTCACGGTACCGGCTTTATCAAAGGCCGGACGCAAGCTGGACAAAGATTCCAGGGTCGCACCGTGCTTGATGAATTCATCGCTGTCAAAAACTGTCGTGCCTTTTTTGCTGACGATATCGAAAGGAATGATTTCATCCTTGAACTTGCCCGCTTTTTGGGCCGCTTCTGCCTTGTTTTGCGAAGCCAGCGCGAACAAATCCTGCTCTTCACGCGTAATGCCGAATTTCTTGGCGACGTTCTCGGCGGTAATCCCCATGTGGTACTGGTTATACACATCCCACAAACCATCAACGATCATGGTATCGACCAGTTTAGCGTCACCCATGCGGAAACCGTCACGTGAATTGTTCAGTACATGCGGCGAAGCGCTCATGTTTTCCTGTCCACCGGCAATAATGATGTCGGCATCACCGGCCTTGATCGCTTGTGCCGCCAGATGCGTTGCCTTCAAACCGCTACCGCATACTTTATTGAGGGTAAATGCAGGCACCATATTTGGCAAACCGGCACGTATCACCGCCTGACGCGCAGGATTCTGGCCTACACCTGCAGTCAGTACCTGACCCAGAATCACTTCATTGATCAAATCGCCGCTCAAACCGGTCTTTGCCAGCAAAGCCTTAATGACGTGCGCGCCCAGATCAGAAGCGGCAGTTTTTGCCAGTGAACCACCAAATTTACCTACTGCAGTACGGCCCGCAGCAACGATGACGACATCTTGCATGTAATACTCCTAAGTAAAAAGCCCGCACCATGCGAGCCAAGATTGTTTTTTACAGCGTACAACAAGGCTACCATAAGTCAGTGCATGCATATTGGCATTGATAAAAAGCATTTCATCCAATACACATAAAAAATTTCGACAAAAAAATAGCCCCCGTTTTGGCGGGAGCTATTTTTTGATGACTAATCAAAATATCTGAATAAGGATATTTTCAGATTATTTTTTCTTAGCAGTGGCTTTGTCTGCAGCCTGAGTGAATTGCTGAGTTGCATTCGCCAGGTTTTCTTCCAAAGTTTGTACTGCTTGCTTAGTTGTCTTAGACAACTGCTCGTAACCTGCGTTGATGTTACCAACGACTGATTTCAGGGCAGTAACAGCTTGCTCGGAACCTGCTGGTGCATTTTTTGTCACTTCTTCGATCAGGGTAGACACTTTAGCGTTAGTTTCAGCGATGTGCGCTTCTACCGCTTTAGTGAATTCTTGCTGAGTCGCTGTAGTGATGCTAGCCAAGTGACGGCCATATGCCAATGCTTTTTCTGCATTTGGTTTTGCTTGAGCGGCTGTCAATGTCAGGAATTCCTGTGCATCTTTAACGCTAGCCAATTGCTTAGCGGCTGCAGTGCTTTCTTCAAAACTGGCTTTAGCGGCATTAACGTTCAATGACACGAATTGCTCCAGACCTTCGAAGGCTTTCTTGTTCAGGGAAGTCAGGGCAGCAAATTGAGTTTCCAGATTTGCTTTAGTGGCGGCGATAAATTGTTCTGGTGTTGTGTACATAGTCTTCTCCGGTGTAGTAAAAATATAAACATATATGGCAGTGATGTTCAAAAATTTACTTGAATAACGCACTGCAACAATTTGTATTCTACGCCTTAATTTTAATCAGTCAAGCATTTTTTGTGCGCTGCAACAAATATATTTATAACACTATTTTAGTGTAAACAATTTACCACATAGCTTTTTTCTCTCGTTCCAGAAGTGCCTGTTTATTCAGCAAACCACCGGCATAGCCAGTCAGTTCACCGCTACTGGAAATCACCCTATGGCAGGGTACGATAATCGAAATGGGATTACGGCCGTTGGCCGCGCCTACAGCGCGCACTGCGGCAGGCTTACCGATCTGGCGCGCAATACCGGCATAACTGGCAGTGCTGCCGAACGGCAGCGTCAACAATGCCTCCCAGACTGCCTGCTGGAAACCGGTGCCGTGCGACAAGTCGAGCGGCAAATCAAATGTACGTCTGACACCGGCAAAGTACTGCGTTAGTTGCAAGATAGTTTGTTGCAACACAGCATGCCCGTCATCACGCTGCCAGCCGTCACATCCCTTGAAATGACGGTGCTCCGCAAAATACACGCCAGCCAGGCCAAGCTCACTGGCCGCCAGTAAGAGTGGTCCGATAGGACTGAGATAATTGGTATAAGCAAACATCGCCGCTCCTAAGATAAAGATTGCCACAGCAATAAAGCCGCATACGAACGCCAGGGTGACCACGCTTGCGAACGCACCAATAATTGTTTTTCCGTGATTCTGGTTTCCGGTGCAAGCGCCGCCGCTTTTTGCAAACCCAGGTCGCCACCAGGAAAAGCGTCCGGATAACGCAAGGCGCGCAACGCAATGTACTGCGCGGTCCACTCACCGATACCGACCACTGTTTTCAGATGTGCCACCATCTGCGCCTGACTGGCCTCAAGTTGTGGCTGCAAGCCTCCTGCCAAACTAAACCGCGCCAGATTCTGTATGGTTGCCGCACGGGTCTTAGGCACGCCTATACTGGCAATCTGCTCCAGCGGCAGTTGCGCCAATAAAGCCGCATCGGGGAAATGATGGCTGACACCAATAAATGGGGTATCGATTTTGTCGCCAAACTTTTGTACCAGTCGTCCGGAAACTGTGGTGGCGCCGGCCACGCTAACCTGCTGCCCCAGCACGGCACGTATCGCCAGCTCAAACGTATCGAATGCGCCTGGCACCCGTAAGCCCGGATTGCGCGCCATCTGCGCCGCCATCAAAGTATCGCCCTGCAGATGTGCCTGAATCACGCCAGGGTTGGCTTCCAGGTCAAACTGGGTGCGCACTTGCGCCAGCAAAGGCATCAGCACCGGAGCCAAACCGGCCGACACCTGCAAAGCCAACTGCGCCCGCTCCGGCAGATGGCTGACCTTAATCCAGCCGGTCTTGCCATGCAAGCGCACGCTGCGCACATAGGCGAACGGTTTGCCGGTATCGGCATTGATCTCCACCGCTTCCAGGCCAGGCATGGCACGCCCTTGCAGATAATGCAGCAAAGCATCCCAGGCATAAGGCGGACGATAAGCCAGACGCAACACCAGTCCCTCACCATCGAGCTTCGCGCCACGGCGAATCGAGCCAGGCGTCATCTGATAGCGTTGTTCGAACAAGGCATTGAAGCGCCTTAGACTACCAAAACCGGCGGCGTAGGCCAGCTCGGCCATCGGCAGCCGGGTTTCCTGCAGCAGCTTTTTGG
This genomic interval carries:
- the phaP gene encoding TIGR01841 family phasin (Members of this family are phasins (small proteins associated with inclusions such as PHA granules). Note that several different families of phasins have been named PhaP despite very little sequence similarity to each other.), which produces MYTTPEQFIAATKANLETQFAALTSLNKKAFEGLEQFVSLNVNAAKASFEESTAAAKQLASVKDAQEFLTLTAAQAKPNAEKALAYGRHLASITTATQQEFTKAVEAHIAETNAKVSTLIEEVTKNAPAGSEQAVTALKSVVGNINAGYEQLSKTTKQAVQTLEENLANATQQFTQAADKATAKKK
- a CDS encoding methylated-DNA--[protein]-cysteine S-methyltransferase; protein product: MFAYTNYLSPIGPLLLAASELGLAGVYFAEHRHFKGCDGWQRDDGHAVLQQTILQLTQYFAGVRRTFDLPLDLSHGTGFQQAVWEALLTLPFGSTASYAGIARQIGKPAAVRAVGAANGRNPISIIVPCHRVISSSGELTGYAGGLLNKQALLEREKKAMW
- a CDS encoding DNA-3-methyladenine glycosylase 2 family protein, which encodes MQDVSHTSAAGTVGERERAYYRAVLSKDSRFDGVFFTAVKTTGIYCRPVCSAKTPRASSCLFFSSAALAEAAGFRPCLRCRPELAPYALQQNLAHGVWQKIVAGALNEGGIEQLAQQVGLSSRQLRRVLLQEFGVTPVELAQTQRLLFAKKLLQETRLPMAELAYAAGFGSLRRFNALFEQRYQMTPGSIRRGAKLDGEGLVLRLAYRPPYAWDALLHYLQGRAMPGLEAVEINADTGKPFAYVRSVRLHGKTGWIKVSHLPERAQLALQVSAGLAPVLMPLLAQVRTQFDLEANPGVIQAHLQGDTLMAAQMARNPGLRVPGAFDTFELAIRAVLGQQVSVAGATTVSGRLVQKFGDKIDTPFIGVSHHFPDAALLAQLPLEQIASIGVPKTRAATIQNLARFSLAGGLQPQLEASQAQMVAHLKTVVGIGEWTAQYIALRALRYPDAFPGGDLGLQKAAALAPETRITEKQLLVRSQAWSPWRSYAALLLWQSLS
- a CDS encoding acetyl-CoA C-acetyltransferase; protein product: MQDVVIVAAGRTAVGKFGGSLAKTAASDLGAHVIKALLAKTGLSGDLINEVILGQVLTAGVGQNPARQAVIRAGLPNMVPAFTLNKVCGSGLKATHLAAQAIKAGDADIIIAGGQENMSASPHVLNNSRDGFRMGDAKLVDTMIVDGLWDVYNQYHMGITAENVAKKFGITREEQDLFALASQNKAEAAQKAGKFKDEIIPFDIVSKKGTTVFDSDEFIKHGATLESLSSLRPAFDKAGTVTAGNASGLNDGAAAVIMMSAKKAEELGLPVLARIKAYSSAGIDPTIMGMGPVPAAQLCLKKAGWTHQDLDLMEINEAFAAQAIGVNREMGWDTSKINVNGGAIAIGHPIGASGCRILVSLIHEMIRRDAKRGLASLCIGGGMGVALAIERA